One genomic window of Papaver somniferum cultivar HN1 unplaced genomic scaffold, ASM357369v1 unplaced-scaffold_150, whole genome shotgun sequence includes the following:
- the LOC113335848 gene encoding protein HOTHEAD-like, producing MSFFVLWMFVASMVNSGSFCLNGLSYTDDQNGPNYTFLHEATSAPAISYYHYIIIGGGAAGCPLAATLSSKYNVLLIERGGSPYGNPNITNLSSFRNITLADLSSTSLSQRFISEDGVINSRARVLGGGTSVNAGFYSRAEPKYVKDSSWDDKLVNESYEWVEKLVVCKPKVEAWQSAVRDGLLEVGVLPNNGFTFDHVNGTKIGGTMFDQNGHRHTAADLLRYANPKRLTVLLHATVSRALFSSKGKQKPVAYGVIFTDKSGMKHKAYLKQEGLGFMKNEIILSSGALGSPQLLMLSGVGPADHLRSLNITVVVDQPLVGQGMSDNPMNGIFVPSPTEVEVSLVQVVGITEFGNYIEAASGGNSTVFNGGIIFEKVIGPLSTGHLELKTKNPNANPLVTFNYFKEPRDLQRCVNGVKTIEKVIASKAFSKFRFDSISFQTLLNLTSSFPINLVPKTGNDSTSLEQFCKNTVTTLWH from the exons ATGAGTTTTTTTGTGTTATGGATGTTTGTTGCTAGTATGGTCAATTCAGGGTCTTTTTGCCTCAATGGATTGAGCTACACTGATGATCAAAATG GTCCAAATTATACATTCCTTCATGAAGCAACGTCAGCCCCAGCTATATCATATTACCATTACATTATAATTGGAGGAGGAGCTGCCGGTTGTCCACTAGCTGCAACTCTTTCGTCGAAATATAATGTCCTGTTAATAGAAAGAGGAGGATCCCCTTACGGAAATCCTAACATAACCAATTTGAGTTCATTTCGTAATATTACTCTTGCAGACCTCTCTTCAACTTCCCTTTCCCAGCGTTTCATATCTGAAGATGGTGTAATTAATTCGCGTGCAAGAGTTTTAGGCGGCGGAACTTCCGTAAATGCTGGATTTTACTCGCGTGCTGAGCCAAAGTATGTTAAGGATTCAAGTTGGGATGATAAACTAGTAAATGAATCTTATGAATGGGTGGAAAAACTCGTCGTATGCAAGCCAAAAGTTGAAGCTTGGCAATCTGCAGTCCGAGACGGATTGCTAGAAGTTGGTGTGTTACCAAATAATGGATTTACGTTTGATCATGTTAATGGCACTAAAATTGGTGGTACCATGTTTGATCAGAATGGGCATAGACATACTGCGGCGGATTTGCTTCGATATGCAAATCCTAAAAGGCTCACTGTTCTTCTCCATGCTACTGTCAGTAGGGCTTTGTTTAGTTCAAAAG GAAAACAAAAGCCAGTTGCTTATGGAGTGATATTCACTGATAAATCTGGTATGAAACACAAAGCATATTTGAAGCAAGAAGGGTTAGGATTCATGAAGAACGAGATCATATTGTCATCCGGTGCATTGGGAAGTCCTCAATTGTTAATGTTGAGTGGTGTTGGACCAGCTGATCACTTGAGATCCCTGAACATTACAGTTGTGGTTGATCAACCTCTTGTTGGTCAAGGGATGTCTGACAATCCTATGAATGGAATCTTCGTCCCTTCTCCTACAGAAGTTGAGGTATCACTCGTTCAAGTTGTTGGTAttactgagtttgggaattacattGAAGCAGCTAGTGGCGGAAATTCTACTGTATTTAATGGTGGGATCATATTTGAGAAAGTCATCGGTCCATTATCCACTGGCCATCTTGAGCTCAAAACCAAGAACCCAAATGCCAACCCTCTTGTCACTTTCAACTACTTCAAAGAACCCAGAGACCTCCAGCGGTGTGTTAATGGTGTTAAAACAATTGAAAAGGTAATAGCATCCAAGGCATTCTCTAAATTCAG GTTTGATAGTATCTCCTTCCAGACACTACTCAACTTAACTTCGAGTTTTCCCATAAACTTGGTACCCAAAACTGGAAATGACTCGACATCGTTGGAGCAGTTCTGCAAAAATACCGTGACGACTTTATGGCACTAA